One genomic segment of Thermovibrio guaymasensis includes these proteins:
- a CDS encoding histidine triad nucleotide-binding protein translates to MCVFCKIVKGELPAKVVYEDDLVMAFHDINPQAPVHILVIPKEHIPTVNDLEERHKELIGHIFLVIKRIAKELGIDESGYRVLVNCNRDGGQEIYHIHFHLLGGKPLGPMVCR, encoded by the coding sequence ATGTGCGTCTTCTGTAAGATAGTTAAGGGGGAGCTCCCGGCAAAAGTAGTTTACGAGGACGACCTCGTTATGGCTTTTCACGATATCAATCCTCAAGCTCCAGTCCACATTCTGGTAATTCCGAAAGAGCACATTCCAACTGTTAACGATTTGGAAGAAAGGCATAAGGAACTGATAGGCCACATTTTCCTAGTGATTAAGAGGATTGCTAAAGAACTCGGGATTGACGAGAGCGGTTATAGGGTTTTAGTTAACTGTAACAGGGACGGAGGTCAGGAAATCTATCACATCCATTTCCACCTCCTCGGAGGTAAACCCTTAGGACCTATGGTT
- a CDS encoding penicillin-binding transpeptidase domain-containing protein: MKKRKLFLLLLILFLLSGLSFLMNQTFGNEDSLREEQLKESLLIPTEEKEPELVKDLKRDFMFQYSLFKKATLEGASYVYSNGRYKVFFTVNPEFQRTLEEKFKRFKVKYGAFVAIEPSTGKVLAAVSSLEYPDLTVKRSFPTASTFKIVTAAAALDLGVASPDTVLTCGGVGDSCSPSVWLNSRLQLKRKFSQSFATSANPFFGNLGRLVGKENLLKYAKLFGFNDTSYNFPWGILRPPLDDYELALTAAGLGDTRTSPFHEALIAQTVVNKGLMLKPTLVSKVVDLRSGKVFEFKPEPVRKVISEKTAKEIKEMMVLTVKVGTVSNRKYFRRLKFKYSQLVIGGKSGTLTERSYPEGRCEWFTGFFSLGNKNVAFSSLAVNNWLYYISGYEIGAVAAETFAKLVKNEEGGVKCASSVR, from the coding sequence TTGAAGAAAAGGAAACTCTTTCTTCTTCTGTTAATACTGTTTCTACTTTCAGGCCTCTCCTTTTTGATGAATCAGACGTTTGGCAATGAAGATTCTCTAAGGGAAGAACAACTAAAAGAGAGTCTACTTATACCTACAGAAGAGAAAGAGCCTGAACTTGTTAAAGACTTAAAAAGGGACTTTATGTTTCAGTATTCCCTCTTTAAGAAAGCAACTTTAGAGGGAGCCTCTTACGTTTACTCAAACGGACGTTACAAGGTCTTTTTTACTGTTAACCCTGAATTTCAGAGGACCTTAGAGGAAAAGTTTAAGAGGTTTAAAGTAAAGTACGGAGCCTTTGTTGCGATTGAGCCAAGTACCGGAAAGGTTCTTGCTGCGGTTTCAAGCCTTGAGTATCCCGACCTTACAGTTAAACGTTCTTTCCCTACCGCTTCTACTTTTAAGATCGTAACGGCAGCTGCAGCCCTTGACCTTGGAGTTGCATCTCCAGACACTGTTTTAACCTGTGGAGGAGTTGGTGATTCCTGTTCACCCTCTGTCTGGCTTAACAGTAGGCTACAGTTAAAGAGGAAATTTAGCCAGTCCTTTGCTACTTCTGCAAATCCTTTCTTTGGGAACTTAGGTAGGTTGGTCGGTAAAGAGAACCTACTAAAGTACGCAAAACTGTTTGGGTTTAACGACACTTCCTACAACTTCCCTTGGGGTATTCTAAGACCTCCTCTTGACGACTATGAACTTGCCCTTACTGCAGCAGGTCTTGGAGATACAAGGACTAGCCCTTTTCATGAGGCTTTAATAGCTCAAACTGTAGTGAACAAAGGTTTGATGTTAAAGCCTACCTTGGTTAGCAAGGTAGTTGATCTAAGAAGCGGAAAGGTTTTTGAGTTTAAACCTGAGCCCGTAAGGAAAGTTATCTCAGAAAAAACTGCCAAAGAAATTAAAGAGATGATGGTGCTGACAGTTAAGGTTGGAACAGTTTCAAACAGGAAGTACTTTAGGAGGCTTAAGTTTAAGTATTCCCAGTTAGTAATTGGAGGTAAGTCTGGGACTTTAACTGAGAGGAGTTATCCTGAGGGGAGGTGTGAGTGGTTTACCGGCTTTTTCTCTTTAGGGAACAAAAATGTAGCCTTTTCAAGCCTTGCTGTTAACAACTGGCTTTACTACATATCCGGATATGAAATTGGGGCTGTTGCTGCTGAAACCTTTGCTAAACTAGTGAAAAATGAGGAAGGAGGTGTCAAATGTGCGTCTTCTGTAAGATAG
- a CDS encoding DNA double-strand break repair nuclease NurA: MKIKSFLIEVALKKRHLVKVHQVPVKELEDRVRKRKIWIDKIPEGEPIHLLSAVDGSRNKKTYAGYVVYAVGGCSVRFKEGVMDGEDYTAEIDLLKPEEYSDSRLRVLMGIVEAKQALREIENSSEVVLLDGSIVGDFLRPVVFNTEISDRGKEWALNSFEKLKEKFDLNRINSKDFYGEAEGRFSGREFPVVVGFLEYLEYLYSYYKLTEEGKGKIISVSKRSNSWSYKLDPILPDIAVLNLINLPPGYSQPYKSDLKDKKFSFPGEFEELLSEKEFTTFYFKLKRGIYKCETDMDVEDALKILSYYEVDGYPFPLKEAHVRVKITNEDIEEIVKILRHRGITGREALGE; the protein is encoded by the coding sequence ATGAAAATAAAGAGTTTCTTAATTGAAGTAGCCCTAAAGAAGAGGCATTTAGTTAAAGTTCACCAAGTTCCCGTAAAAGAACTTGAGGATAGGGTCAGAAAAAGGAAAATCTGGATAGATAAAATCCCTGAAGGGGAACCTATTCATCTACTCTCTGCAGTTGATGGAAGTAGAAATAAAAAGACCTACGCCGGCTATGTAGTTTACGCAGTCGGAGGGTGTTCGGTAAGGTTTAAAGAAGGCGTAATGGATGGGGAGGATTACACTGCAGAAATAGATCTATTAAAGCCGGAAGAGTACTCCGACTCAAGGTTAAGGGTTCTAATGGGCATAGTTGAAGCAAAACAGGCACTCAGGGAAATAGAAAACTCTTCAGAGGTTGTCCTTTTAGACGGTTCAATAGTAGGGGATTTTCTAAGGCCAGTCGTCTTTAACACTGAAATAAGCGATAGAGGAAAGGAGTGGGCGCTTAACTCCTTTGAAAAGTTAAAGGAGAAGTTTGATTTAAACAGGATAAACTCAAAAGATTTCTACGGTGAGGCTGAAGGGAGGTTTTCAGGAAGAGAGTTCCCGGTAGTAGTCGGTTTCCTTGAATATTTGGAGTATCTCTACAGCTACTACAAGCTAACGGAAGAGGGTAAGGGAAAAATAATTTCCGTTTCAAAACGTTCAAATTCCTGGAGCTACAAACTTGACCCTATACTTCCAGACATAGCAGTTTTAAACCTTATAAATCTACCTCCGGGATACTCCCAACCTTATAAGTCAGACTTAAAGGATAAGAAGTTTTCCTTTCCGGGGGAGTTTGAGGAGCTCCTATCTGAAAAGGAATTTACAACTTTCTACTTTAAACTTAAAAGGGGAATCTACAAGTGCGAAACCGATATGGATGTTGAAGATGCGCTAAAAATCCTTTCCTACTACGAAGTGGACGGTTACCCATTTCCCTTAAAGGAAGCCCACGTAAGAGTAAAAATAACTAACGAAGATATTGAGGAAATCGTAAAAATACTTAGGCACAGAGGAATAACTGGGAGGGAAGCCCTTGGAGAGTAA
- a CDS encoding class I SAM-dependent methyltransferase, with the protein MESNPFHGEKAFKYDLFFKTPYGKEVKRLEGKLLREALEEFKQGELLEVGCGTGIWIEYLREFGFKEPVGLDISKDMLKVAKVKGLKKLVIGSATFLPFKDNSFDAVYFMTSLEFIVDRKRALLEAARVSKKAVVVGFLNSYSLLNLSRKVKSLFRESVYSGISFLTREELERLARWVGGKSNCALKLESFKTTLNFSVDGFVNPKLEEILGENLPFGGFGLTKFRVIKRDGAGKGD; encoded by the coding sequence TTGGAGAGTAACCCGTTTCACGGAGAAAAGGCTTTCAAGTATGATCTTTTCTTTAAAACTCCCTATGGAAAGGAAGTAAAAAGGCTTGAGGGAAAGCTCCTAAGAGAAGCATTAGAGGAGTTTAAACAGGGAGAGCTCCTTGAAGTTGGATGTGGAACCGGTATCTGGATAGAGTACCTGAGGGAATTCGGCTTTAAAGAACCTGTAGGACTTGATATCTCTAAGGATATGCTAAAAGTGGCAAAGGTTAAGGGGTTGAAAAAACTCGTAATAGGAAGTGCCACTTTCCTACCTTTTAAAGACAACTCCTTTGACGCAGTTTACTTTATGACCAGTTTAGAGTTTATAGTTGACAGGAAGAGGGCTCTCCTTGAGGCGGCCAGAGTATCAAAGAAGGCTGTTGTAGTTGGCTTTCTCAACTCCTACTCCCTTTTAAACCTATCAAGGAAGGTAAAGTCCCTCTTTAGAGAGAGCGTTTACTCAGGCATAAGTTTTCTAACTAGAGAGGAGTTAGAGAGACTTGCCAGATGGGTAGGAGGAAAGAGTAACTGTGCACTAAAGCTAGAAAGTTTTAAAACAACTCTTAATTTTTCTGTTGACGGTTTTGTAAACCCCAAACTTGAAGAGATACTGGGAGAGAACTTACCTTTTGGAGGATTTGGACTAACAAAGTTCAGGGTGATAAAGAGAGATGGAGCTGGTAAGGGAGATTGA
- the mnmH gene encoding tRNA 2-selenouridine(34) synthase MnmH, with amino-acid sequence MELVREIEFEEAYRKGFAFVDVRTKEEFEEFRIPRAYNVPLFTKEEREKVSEVYYRKGEKEARLYALEVVGPKLHRIVKEIKEIKEKEKNVVVYCWRGGLRSLAVAAICNLTGVHVFRLKGGYRAFRNYILKRMEEILKDKEVIVLYGPTGVGKTRLLRELKGEGYPIIDLEGLAGHRGSVFGGIGLEQPSQKMFDSLIWKELENLKDSPLIVVEGESRKIGKLFIPEPLWKKMNEGIKVLLELPLEERVKISMEDYGVSRFPKEVYLEALKRIRKLLGGEKYKEIKELIERKNYPKAVKELMVNYYDKLYSRSIPQTQIKLRSKSYGEGKEKVKELLDNYLWSSG; translated from the coding sequence ATGGAGCTGGTAAGGGAGATTGAGTTTGAAGAGGCCTACAGAAAAGGCTTTGCATTCGTAGACGTTAGGACGAAAGAGGAATTTGAAGAGTTTAGAATTCCGAGAGCCTACAACGTCCCCCTCTTTACGAAGGAAGAGAGGGAAAAAGTTTCAGAAGTTTACTACAGAAAAGGGGAAAAGGAGGCAAGGCTTTACGCCCTTGAGGTAGTTGGACCTAAACTTCATAGGATAGTTAAGGAAATTAAAGAGATAAAGGAAAAGGAGAAGAACGTTGTAGTTTACTGCTGGAGGGGTGGACTAAGGAGCCTTGCAGTTGCAGCTATTTGCAACCTAACAGGAGTTCACGTTTTCAGATTAAAAGGAGGGTATAGGGCATTTAGAAACTACATCCTAAAAAGAATGGAAGAAATCTTAAAGGATAAAGAAGTTATCGTCCTCTACGGGCCGACCGGAGTTGGAAAGACTAGACTTTTAAGAGAACTTAAAGGGGAAGGTTATCCCATTATTGACCTTGAGGGACTTGCAGGTCACAGGGGTTCTGTATTTGGAGGAATAGGTCTAGAACAACCGAGCCAGAAAATGTTTGACTCCCTTATCTGGAAGGAACTTGAAAACTTAAAGGATAGCCCTTTAATAGTCGTTGAAGGAGAGAGCAGGAAGATAGGAAAACTCTTCATCCCTGAACCCCTCTGGAAGAAGATGAACGAAGGTATCAAAGTACTGCTGGAGCTCCCCTTAGAGGAGAGGGTAAAGATCTCAATGGAGGACTACGGAGTAAGTAGGTTTCCAAAGGAAGTCTACTTAGAAGCCCTCAAAAGGATAAGGAAACTCCTTGGGGGAGAAAAGTACAAGGAGATAAAGGAACTAATAGAAAGGAAAAATTACCCTAAAGCAGTAAAAGAGCTCATGGTTAACTACTACGATAAACTCTACAGCCGTTCAATCCCCCAAACTCAAATTAAATTAAGATCCAAAAGTTATGGGGAAGGAAAAGAGAAAGTAAAGGAACTCTTAGATAATTACTTATGGAGTTCTGGATAA
- a CDS encoding SPOR domain-containing protein: MGEKERFFPIPSYLQVGEERIKILKLGKKGVIVERSDLLLNLAKEGNLKGSLVFPYDGYNEIVIENITLQCEDKGDKVLHCSFVNLTEDQEDFLSFLIGNYLLKRVISIPSDFMNYTQDKEVREELLSLYKRANIDRKIKKVSLLGIGLFTSFLISSIVGIKEVFFKENSPVTIVYHVDSSKETKFKESNKKLQNKEEDISDFNISEPNNRLDQSDKFLPNIEFFQEDTSLQRKLKDKEEKDKANPALKENKSYYCIQVASDRKPTKLIEFTRNFYSFPDVRVEKINNIYTLRIGFWEDKKKAKESLEKVKERVKDAFLRKCAYKPNRWVYPELHK, encoded by the coding sequence ATGGGGGAAAAAGAGCGATTTTTTCCTATTCCTTCCTACTTACAAGTAGGAGAAGAGCGAATAAAAATTCTAAAGTTAGGAAAAAAAGGAGTAATTGTTGAAAGATCAGATTTACTCTTGAATTTAGCAAAAGAAGGAAATTTAAAGGGAAGTCTTGTTTTTCCGTACGATGGCTATAATGAAATCGTAATTGAAAATATTACTCTTCAGTGTGAGGATAAAGGGGATAAGGTATTACATTGTAGTTTTGTTAATCTAACGGAAGATCAAGAAGATTTTTTAAGTTTCTTAATTGGGAATTATTTGTTAAAGAGAGTTATATCGATTCCGAGTGATTTTATGAACTACACTCAAGATAAAGAAGTGAGGGAAGAACTTTTATCCTTATACAAGAGGGCTAATATAGATAGGAAAATTAAAAAAGTTTCCTTATTGGGAATTGGTTTATTTACCTCCTTTCTCATATCTTCCATTGTAGGAATAAAGGAGGTTTTCTTTAAAGAAAATTCACCAGTAACAATTGTATACCATGTTGATTCTTCAAAAGAGACAAAGTTTAAAGAATCTAATAAAAAGTTGCAGAACAAAGAGGAAGATATTTCTGATTTTAATATATCAGAGCCAAATAACAGATTAGATCAATCAGATAAGTTTTTACCCAATATTGAATTCTTCCAAGAGGATACTTCTTTACAAAGAAAGCTTAAGGATAAGGAGGAAAAAGATAAAGCTAATCCTGCCTTAAAGGAGAATAAAAGCTATTACTGCATTCAAGTTGCAAGTGATAGGAAACCGACTAAACTGATAGAATTTACGAGAAATTTTTACTCTTTCCCTGACGTAAGGGTTGAAAAAATAAATAATATCTACACTCTTAGAATAGGTTTCTGGGAAGATAAGAAAAAAGCAAAGGAAAGTTTAGAAAAAGTTAAAGAGAGAGTAAAAGATGCTTTTTTAAGGAAGTGTGCTTATAAACCAAATAGGTGGGTTTATCCAGAACTCCATAAGTAA
- the amrS gene encoding AmmeMemoRadiSam system radical SAM enzyme, whose protein sequence is MPTLTAKYWEPLEGGKVKCTLCPRECTIPPRGKGFCLVRQNKDRKLVTTVYSEITSANYDPVEKKPLYHFHPGRVIFSIGTNGCNLDCKSCQNWEIARQDTPHIRQVFTPEMAVEYAGKYDSVGIAYTYNDPIIWFEFVKDTAEKVKEAGLKNVMVTNGNINIDALRELLPLIDAFNVDLKGMDREYYLKFSSFPNPNVWKVCEEIKKAGKHLELTKLIVPGFDEFTPEYFERFAKWVAENLGREVPMHYSRFFPAYKLLNTPPTPVEVIDMAYDVSKEYLYYVYVGNVIEPERESTYCPKCGTLLVRRVGYNTEVLFTPDGKCPECGRPVDFVF, encoded by the coding sequence ATGCCTACATTAACTGCAAAGTACTGGGAACCTCTTGAGGGGGGCAAAGTAAAGTGCACTTTATGTCCAAGAGAGTGCACCATACCCCCTAGAGGAAAGGGCTTCTGTCTAGTAAGGCAGAACAAAGATAGAAAGCTTGTAACAACAGTCTACTCTGAAATTACATCGGCAAACTACGACCCCGTTGAGAAAAAACCCCTCTACCACTTCCATCCCGGAAGGGTTATCTTCTCAATCGGGACAAACGGCTGCAACCTAGACTGTAAGTCCTGTCAAAACTGGGAAATAGCCAGACAGGATACTCCCCACATCAGACAGGTCTTTACTCCCGAAATGGCAGTAGAGTACGCAGGAAAGTACGACTCGGTAGGTATAGCTTACACGTACAATGACCCAATTATATGGTTTGAGTTTGTAAAGGACACTGCAGAAAAAGTTAAAGAGGCAGGACTAAAGAACGTTATGGTAACTAACGGAAACATCAACATTGACGCTTTGAGGGAGCTCCTACCCCTGATAGATGCTTTTAACGTTGACCTTAAGGGAATGGATAGAGAGTACTACCTCAAGTTCTCTTCCTTCCCGAACCCGAACGTTTGGAAAGTCTGTGAAGAGATAAAGAAGGCGGGAAAACACCTTGAGCTAACGAAACTCATAGTTCCAGGATTTGACGAATTCACTCCAGAGTACTTTGAGAGGTTTGCAAAGTGGGTTGCTGAGAACCTGGGAAGAGAAGTTCCTATGCACTACTCAAGGTTCTTCCCAGCCTACAAACTCCTCAACACTCCCCCAACCCCAGTTGAAGTTATAGATATGGCCTATGATGTTAGTAAGGAGTACCTCTACTACGTTTACGTCGGAAACGTAATTGAACCGGAAAGGGAATCAACCTACTGTCCGAAGTGTGGAACTCTCTTAGTCAGAAGAGTTGGATATAACACAGAGGTCCTCTTCACTCCAGACGGCAAGTGTCCAGAGTGTGGAAGGCCCGTAGACTTCGTCTTTTAA
- a CDS encoding YbhB/YbcL family Raf kinase inhibitor-like protein — translation MRIFSPAFGNGEYIPIKYTCDGDDISPPLLFLDPPEETQSFAVLVDDPDAPVGVFTHWIIYDIPGNFEGLPEDVPPAPELEYGIKQGINDFNRIGYGGPCPPPGRPHRYFFILFALDIPSTGLPPGARKEEFLRAIDGHVLAQDELVGLYGR, via the coding sequence ATGAGGATATTTAGCCCGGCTTTTGGAAATGGAGAGTACATACCAATTAAGTATACATGCGACGGAGACGACATATCACCTCCCCTCCTGTTCCTTGACCCTCCGGAAGAGACCCAAAGCTTTGCAGTTTTAGTTGACGACCCGGACGCTCCGGTAGGCGTATTTACCCACTGGATCATCTACGACATACCTGGAAACTTTGAGGGACTTCCAGAGGACGTCCCTCCAGCCCCAGAACTTGAGTATGGAATAAAACAGGGGATTAACGACTTTAACAGAATAGGCTACGGAGGTCCGTGTCCTCCGCCGGGAAGGCCCCACAGGTACTTCTTCATCCTCTTTGCCCTTGACATTCCCTCAACCGGATTGCCTCCTGGAGCTAGAAAGGAGGAGTTTCTAAGGGCAATTGACGGTCACGTCTTAGCTCAGGACGAACTTGTTGGACTTTACGGTAGATAG
- a CDS encoding MBL fold metallo-hydrolase has product MENLFIPIGGGNEIGASCYFYQIGEVKLLIDSGIRFSKREPFPDFEFLKALSPELDAIIVTHAHVDHCGSLHVLSELYPETPIYTTHETAQLLALMVEDAVKVRYINERNSPDLWREYKLLDQALSRIERRDFFDRIKVKDVEVVLYPAGHILGAASVAMFYGEGSLAFHTGDISLTPQETVEGAVLPKGERVELLVSESTYLYARKRFNRERSVEEFFKSVRETVERGGKVLIPAFALGRAQEIILLLSEGMRIGEIPPITVYVDGLAKEVTNIYESLLEREIFNYYVQPAPSYPGISFEEACRENLREADCILSTSGMLMEGTPSFIYGRMISRWRRSSIILSGYMVEESFGYKLLHDKSVLKEFKCQIRKHHFSAHSGGDEIKKLREELSPKKCAFVHGYPGKKEFKEHAHNREVIRF; this is encoded by the coding sequence ATGGAAAACCTATTCATACCTATAGGCGGTGGAAACGAAATAGGGGCAAGTTGCTACTTTTACCAAATTGGAGAAGTCAAACTCCTCATTGACTCGGGGATAAGGTTTTCTAAGAGGGAGCCTTTCCCCGACTTTGAATTCCTAAAAGCCCTATCCCCTGAACTTGATGCAATTATAGTAACCCATGCCCACGTTGACCACTGTGGAAGCCTTCACGTCCTTTCAGAGCTCTACCCAGAAACACCAATCTACACTACCCATGAAACAGCTCAACTCCTTGCCTTGATGGTAGAGGATGCAGTAAAGGTAAGGTACATAAACGAAAGGAATTCACCAGACCTTTGGAGAGAGTATAAACTCCTTGACCAGGCACTCTCACGGATTGAAAGAAGGGACTTCTTTGACAGGATAAAGGTAAAGGACGTTGAGGTAGTCCTCTACCCTGCCGGCCACATCCTTGGAGCGGCTTCGGTGGCAATGTTTTACGGAGAGGGGAGTTTAGCCTTCCATACAGGGGACATCTCATTAACTCCCCAAGAAACCGTTGAAGGGGCAGTCCTTCCAAAGGGAGAGAGGGTAGAACTCTTAGTTAGCGAAAGCACTTACCTATACGCAAGGAAAAGGTTTAACAGGGAAAGGAGCGTTGAAGAGTTCTTTAAGAGCGTAAGGGAAACTGTTGAAAGGGGTGGGAAAGTCCTAATTCCGGCCTTTGCTCTTGGTAGAGCCCAGGAGATAATCCTTCTGCTCTCAGAAGGAATGAGGATTGGAGAGATTCCTCCGATAACCGTCTACGTTGACGGACTTGCAAAAGAGGTTACAAACATATACGAGAGCCTCCTTGAAAGGGAAATATTTAACTACTACGTACAGCCCGCTCCTAGCTATCCAGGAATAAGTTTTGAGGAAGCCTGTAGGGAAAATTTAAGGGAGGCAGACTGTATACTCTCTACCTCAGGAATGTTAATGGAAGGAACTCCCTCCTTTATCTATGGAAGGATGATATCAAGGTGGAGGAGGAGCTCTATAATACTGAGCGGATACATGGTTGAAGAAAGCTTTGGATACAAGCTCCTTCACGATAAAAGCGTGCTGAAAGAGTTTAAGTGTCAAATAAGAAAACACCACTTTTCTGCCCACTCAGGGGGAGATGAAATAAAAAAGCTGAGAGAGGAACTCTCTCCCAAAAAGTGTGCCTTTGTCCACGGTTATCCTGGGAAAAAAGAGTTTAAAGAGCACGCCCACAACAGGGAGGTAATCAGGTTTTGA